In the genome of Lysobacter sp. 5GHs7-4, the window TGTGCCTGCATCCATCGCGCCTGCGTCTGCTGGCGGTCGACCTGGCTCGCACCGACGCGATCGCGGCCTTGCGCGACTGCGCCGACTTCGATGCCGGCCGCCCGACGCTGTGCATCGCCGAGGGCGTGCTGATGTACCTGGATCCGGCGCGGGCCGATTCCTTGTTGCGACAACTTGCGCAAGCCTTGGCCGATCCGAGCTTGATCGCCACCGTCATGGCATCGCAAGCCGGTCGCCCTGGCTTTCGTCGCGAACACCGCTGGGTGCACGCCTGGCTGCAGCGCCGTGGCGAGCCCTTCCGGTGGGGCTGCGCGCGCGACGAGCTGTCGCAGCGTCTGCGCGCCTGCGGCTGGCAACTGCAAACCCTGGCCGATCCCGAGGACCGGCTCGACCCCGACCCTAGCCCCGGCGAATGGTTGTTCCTGGCGCAGCGGCCCGACGCGTGAACGCCGGGCCGCTGCTTCACTCGCGTCTCAATCCAGATGCACGTGCGCGCCATGCCCCTTCGGGCAATGGCAGATCGAGGTCGGGCCGAACTCCACGCCGAAGGTCTGGCCATCGCGGTGGCGCTGCCAATAGAAGTTCGGCGCCTTCTCGGCGCGGTTGCCGATCTCGGCCATGTCGGCGTCCACGTCGAACAAACGGCCGTCGACCATCACGTAGCGGGTGTCGGCGGTGGCGCGGATGTTCTGCAGCGGGTTGTCGTTGAGCACCACCAGATCGGCCTGCTTGCCGGTTTCCAGCGAGCCCAGCTGCTTGGACAGGCCCAGCAGGTCGGCGCCGTCGATGGTGGCCGCGCGCAGCGCCTCGAAGTTGCTGAAACCGCCCTGGGTCAGCGACCAGATTTCCCAGTTCGGCGACAGGCCCTGCAACTGGCCGTGGCCGCCGACCTGGATCTTGATGCCGGCGTCGCGCAGCTTCTTGGCCGACTTGGCGACCTCGATATGCCAGTAATCCCAATCCGGCGCGATCTCGCGGCGGATCGAGCGCGCGTCCAGCGTCTCGCGCGGGAAGAAGCGGTTGAGCTTCTTGTCTTCCCAGACGTTGTCGCGCGCGTACCACCAGTACTCGCCCGAGGTGCCGCCGTAGCTCACCACCAACGTCGGCGTGTTGCGCACGTCGGTCTGCCGCCACAGTTCGATCACGTCCTTGTACAGCGGCGCCACCGGCAGGTTGTGCTCGATGCTGGTCACGCCGTCCAGCACCATGGTCATGTTGTGGTGGAAGGTCGAACCGCCTTCCTCGACCACCAGCATGCCCAGCTCGCGCGCGGCTTGATCGATCTGCTGGCGCTGCTCGCGGCGCGGCTGGTTGTAGCTCTTGACCGAGAACGCGCCGTTGGCCTTCATCCGGCGCAGGTGGCTGCGCGCGTCTTCCAGCGAATTGACCACGGCTTTGAAGTCGCCGTCGGCGCCGTACAGGATGGTGCCGGTGGAGAAGATGCGCGGACCGACCATGCGGCCGCTCTTGACCAGCTCCGCCTCCGAGAACACGAACTCGGTGGTGGCCGAGGGATCGTGCATGGTGGTCACGCCGAAGGCGAGGTTGGTGTAGTAGGCCCAGTTCTGCTGCGGCACCACGCCCTGGCCGAAGTGCGCGGCGTGCGCGTGCACGTCGACGTAACCCGGCACGATGGTCTTGCCGCTGGCGTCGATGCTGCGCGCGCCGGCCGGGATCGCCACCGAGGCCGAAGGGCCGACCGCGACGATGGTGTCGCCGCGGACCACCAGGGTGCCGTCCTCGATCACTTCCTGGCTCTTCTCCGCATCGCGCATGGTGACGATGCGCGCGTGGGTGAACGCCACCGTGTCCTTGGGCGCGTCCACCGCCACGCTCAGGCCGACCGCGATGCCGCCGTCGTTGCTCGGCTTGGGCAGCTCCTTGGGCGCGCCGGGCAGGAAGGCGAAGCTCTGGCGTAGATCGCGCGAGTAGTAACGGTCGCCGACCATCCAGTGCAGCGACTTGGAGTCCGCGCTCCAATGCAGGTAGCTGCCGACGTCGGCGCTGACCTGCGTCACCGGCATGGCCTTGCTGTCCTTGGACAGCTCCACCGCGCTGCCGGTGGCGACCAGTGGCGCGACGTAGGCGTTGAACAGTTCGGTGAACGCGATCCAGTTGCCGTCGGGGCTGATGCTGACCGAATCGACGTACTTGAGGCTGTAGACCTCGCGCGGGTCTTCGCCGTGCAGGCCCACCGACATCAGCTTCTTCTTCAGGCCGCCACCGGTGAGGTAGTACACGCGCGTGCCGTCGGCATTGAACTGCGGCGCCTCGCCGCTTTCGGCCACGCGCACCGCGCCGCTGCCGTCGGCGGCCATCACGTAGACGCCCTGATCGCGCGACCACAGGCTGCCGGTCAGGCCGCCGCCGCCGCTCTTGCTGTAGACGATGCGGCGGCCGTCGGGCGAGAAGCGCGGGCTGTAGTAGAAGCCCGGCTCGCGGCTGATCTTGCGCGCACCGCCGCCGCTGGCGTCGGCCACGTAGATCGCGGTGAGATCCTGGTCGGACCAGGTGGTGTACAGCAGCTTGCGGCCATCGGCGCTGAAGCTGGGCTGGTATTCGTAGTGGCTGTCGTCGCGGGTGATGCGCTCGGGCGCGCCGTCGGGCAGGCGCTTGCGCCACAGATGGCCCACGGCATGGAAGATCAGCGTCTTGCCGTCGGCGCTGGTGGCGACGTCGCGGATCATCTTGGGGGTGAAGCGGCCCTCATCCAGCGTCTGCTCGAAGCGCAGCGGCGCGGTCACGGTCTGATCGACCTGGGCGGTGAACGGCACGTTGGCCGCCTTGCCGCTGGCCATGTCCACGCGCCACAGCTTGCCCTGGCCCCAGATCACCACCGCGCGCGAGTCGGGCGTCCAATCGAAGTTGGCGTAGGGGCCGAAGATCGCCCAGGCCTCCTGCTGGTCGTGCGACAGTCCGTCCCACACCGGCCGGACTTCGCCGCTGGCCAGGTCCAGCACGTGCAGCACCGACTTCTCGCGCACGCGCTTCACGAACGCCAGCGACTTGCCGTCCGGCGAGGGCTGCGGACGCACCGCGCCGCCGGACGTGGACACCAGGGTTTCGCTCTTGCCGGTCTGACGGTCCAGGCGCTTGATCGCATAGATCGTGTCGTGGACGTTCTTGTTGTACTGGAAGCTCGGGCCGCCGGTGACGTCCTCGGAGTAATAGACGTAGCGTCCGTCCGGCGACACCGCCGGTTCGCCCAGGTCCTGCTGGTCGTTCTTCTGCTTGGTCAGCTGCACGCCGCCGCTGCCGGCGACGTGGTACATCCACAGCTCGCCCGCGCCCAGCGAACGCTCGCCGGTGAAGTGCTTGCGGCCGATCAGGAAGCGCCCGTCCGGCGTCCACGCCGGGTTGTTGAGCAGGCGGAAATCCTCCTTGGTCACCTGCACCGGGTTGCTGCCGTCGGCGCGTACGCGCCACAGGTTGTTGCCGCCGCCGCGGTCGGAGGTGAAGGCCAGCTCGCGGCCGTCGGGCGACCAGCGCGGCTGCACTTCCCAGGCCGGGCCGCTGGTCACGCGCTGCGCGACGCCGCCGGCGATCGGCAGGCGGTAGAGGTCGCCCAGCAGGGAGAACGCGATCTCGCGCCCGTCGGGCGAGACGTCCACGTCCATCCAGGTGCCTTCATCGGTTTCGAAGCGCACGCTCTTGGTCGGGCCGTGCGCGGCCGACACGTCCCACTTCTTTTCGTCCTTGGCTTCGCCGGGCTTGCTGGCGCCCTTGGCGGTCTGCGCCGAGGCGCGCGCCGGGTCGTTGCCGGCCGGATCCAGCGCGTCCTGTTCGAGCTGGTCGCGCGGTTTGTCGGCCTTGTCCTTGTCCTGCGGTGCAGGCTGCGGTGCCGGTTGCGGCGCGGGCGGGTTTTGAGCGAAAGCCGGGGTGGCGGCGAGGGCGCTGGCAAGCGCCAGGACGAGCAGACGGTGGCTGGGCATCGGGTCGGTTTCGAGCGGACGAAGGGCGAGCCTAACCGTTGCGACGGCGCCGTCCCCGGGTCGAAAGTCGTGTGTCTGAGGTACTGGCCCGCAAAAGCCAAGTGGCCTTGGACTTAAAGCAAAGGAGAGCAGGCGCCGTCGTTTCGAATGCGAGGCGGCGTCAAAAGCGAATCCTCCTCAGTCCCCAAAGGGGGAGGCTCAAAGCAAATGCGATGAGGAGTCGAACCACCAGTGAAGACGCCAGCAGTTCCCCCCTTTGAAAAAGGGGGGCTAGGGGGGATTTGCTTTTGCTGTCGCTCTCGCCCGCCAACCCAAAGCGAACAACCCCACCTCAATCCTCGAACTTGCTCCCACCCTCGGCCGCGAACCCCGCCGCCACGCCGCCCTTGCCGATGTTGACCATGCTGGTCAGGCTCATCACCGCCTCGAACAGCTCCACATTGTGCTCGCGGCAGGTATCGCGCAGGCGTTCGTAGCCGGGCAGGGCGTGCATTTCGTCGAGTTCGCCGCCGTAGCTCAGGCACAGCGTCGGGGTCATCAGGCCGTCGCGCACGCGCTTGCCGCAGTGTTCGAACAGCTTCTGCGCCGCCGGCTCGAAGCCCTTGATCTTGGCGACCGGCCCGGTCTCGCCGCGGTTGCAGTGCAGCACCGGCTTGATGTCCAGCATGGTGCCCAAGGTGGCGCTGAGCAGGCTCACGCTGCGGTCGCCGCGTGCGCGGGTGCGCGCGCGGATGTAGTTCAGATCGCGCGGGATCAGATAACCCTGCGTGTGCAGCGCCAGATTCTCCAGCCGCGCGCGGATCTTCGGCGCGCCCTCGCCGGCGTCGCGCAGGCGCACGGCCTCCACCGGCAGGATGCCCTGCGCGGCGAACAGGTTTTGCGAATCGATCACCCGCAGCGCGAACGGGGTGTTGTTGCCGGCGGCCATGCGCACCGGCTTGTAATCGTTGAGGATCGCGAAGCTGGCCTGGTTGGCGTTGTCGTAGATCGGGCTGCGCGTCTTGGTGATCGTCATGCAGAACACGTAGTCGTAGTCGATCGCCAGCTGGCTCACGAACAGGTCGCGCACCTGTTGCACCGTGAACGGCGTGGTCTCGGCCTCGAAGCCGCGTTCGGCCAGATGGGTCTGCAGGAAGTGCAGGGTGGCCTCGGGGTTGCGGTGGTCGGTCAGCACGGCCTCGCCGATCCGCACCGTCACCGGCAACAGATGGATGTCGTGCTGCTGCAGGTACTCCAGCGGCAGGTCGCAAGCCGAATCGACGACTAGTCCAATGCGCATAGTCCCCCCCCGGGTGTTGGCGCCAAGACATTTCGAATTGTGACCGGCAGCATACCCGGCATGCGACAAGGCCGTGTCTACGGCCCTGAACGCCGGAGCCGGCGGCGTTCAGGCTGGGCGCTGTACCCCCACAGGCAATGTGCCAACCCGCTGCATTTCGGGGTCGGCGAGCACGCCCGGGTCGCGCAGCGCCGCCAGGGCGAAGTCGTGGGCGTCGTTGCCCCAGAACATCGCCCCGTCGAAAGCCAGGGTGGGCACGCCGTACACGCCGGCCGCGATCGCCGCTTCGGTGTTGGCGCGCAGCGCCGCCTTGGTGGCGTCGCTGCCGATCGTGTCCGCGTCCACGCCCAGCGCGGCCGCCAGCGGCGCCAGCGCCTCCAGGCTGTCGCCGGCATGGCCCTGGCCCCAGATCCATTCGAAGATCGCGTCCACCGATTCGGCGGTGGCGCCGGCCGCCACGCACAGGCGCAGCGCCGGCAGCGGATTGAACGGATGCGTGGGCGGGAAGCGCAGCGCCACGCCCTCCTGGCGCGACTGCCACAGCACGTGGCGGTAGGTGAACTCGCGTTTGCCGGGGATCTCCGCAGGGCCCTTCTGGCCGTGCGCCACCAGCACCGCGCCGAACACCACCGGCACCGGCCGCAGCGGCGTCGCTGCCGACAAGGTTTTGACCTTCTGCCAGGCCAAGTAGGAGAACGGCGAGATGAAATCGAAGTACCAGTCGATCGCGGTCATCGTCTAAGCCCTCAACGCCATGCGCCCAGGATCACCCCGTACAGGATGAACTGAAGGATGTGGTAGCCGCTGTCGATCATCCACAGCTTGAGGCTGCGCTGGGCGAAGGCGTAGTTGATGCCGAAGCTCATCGCCACGAAGAACAGGCCGACCACGAAGCCCACGCCGAAACCGTCCGCCGCATTGGCGCCGGTGGGCAGCAGGATGGTGAAGATCAGCGCCGACAGCAGGCTGCAGACGAAGGCGATGGCGAAGATCCGCGCCGGATGCCGCGGCGCCGAGTCCGGATCCACCCCGGCCTCGCGGCACCAGGCCTTCTTGAACAGCGGCCCGTACCAGATGCCGCCCAGCAGGAACGCGGACGCGGCCGCGGCGATCACCGCCAGCCAGTTGAAATCGATGTTGGGTAGGGTCATGCCAGGAACTCCGGAGCGGGGACGGACGGCTTCAGCAGCCGACGGATTCGTAATGCGATGCCGCGTGCAACAGTTCGCCGTCCCTGGCGCGCGACGACAGGAACAGCGTCGGCCGCGATACGTTGTAGTGATCGCTCAGATCGAAGATCAGATCGAGCCTGCCGTCGCGATCGATATCGCCGGCGAACAGCAGCGCCGGCGACGCGTCGTCGCCCAGCAGCACCTTGCCGCCTTCCTCGCGTCCGGCCATGCGCGCCAGCGTCTGCTCGCCGCCGGCGCCGCGCAACAGGATGCGGCAGTCGTGGCTGGCGTGTTCGCTGCGCTGGGGCGTGCAGGCGGTGCGGATCTGGTAACGCTGGCCGCCGTGCTGCAACTGGTACGCCGGCACCGCGCCGGGTTCGCTGCGGCGGTCGATCCGCGCCGCCAGCACCGCGCCCGCGGCCAGGCCGCTGCCGCGCAGGTAGGCCACGATCTGGTTGCCCGGCGCCTCGTGGTCGGGCTCCAGCGCCGAGGTCACGCGGCGGCCGCTGGTCTGACCGGCCTCGTCCAGCAGCGGGTCTTCCACCGCCTGTACCCGCAGCCGGGTCGAACTCAGCCAGGCGCGTTCGCCGCTGGCGCGCAGGGCCAGCCAGGTTTCGCCGTCGCGCGCCACCGGCTCGTCGCCGTGGAACTGGCCGGGCGGCTGCAAGGCGACCGCGCCGCTCAACGCGGCGGCGGCCAGCAGCGGCAATGACAACGATGGCATCAGGGGCGTCCCGCAGTCCGGTCCGAAACGCCGCCAGCATACGTCGGGCGGGGGCTTGTCGCGCGCACCGCCCGGGCAGACACTGGGCCCGACGCGGGGAGCCGATGAAACGAGTCTGGATCGCGGCGTGGTTGGTGCTGTGCAGTGTCTGCGCCCCGGCGTGGGCTGCCGGCCTCGTGCGCGTCGAGCGCCTGGACCGGCCCGCCCCGGCCACCTTCGAGGCCCTGCGCGCCCTGCCCGATGCCGCCTACGTCGCCCAGCCCGGCGCGGCCCAGCTCAGCGGCGCGCAGAACGGCCGTGGCTGGTGGCGGCTGCGGCCGGAGTCCTCGGAAGAGCCGCGCGTGCTGCTGGTCTACCACCCCTTCAGCGCCCGCATCACCGTAATGGCGCCGCCCGATTACCGCCCCCAAAGCGCCACCATTTTCGACCCGGGCCCCCAGGCCAGCCATTCGCGGCGCTCGCTCGCGTTTCCGTTGAGCGCGGCCGGCCCGGTGTACGTGGGCGTGGAGGGCGCGCGCTATCCGCTGCAGATCGCCGTGCGCACCAGCGCCGAGTACGCGGTCGAAGACCACCGCCACGTGCGCGTGCTCTGGCTCAGCATGGGCATCCTGGTGGGCGTGTCGCTGGTGGTGCTGCTGTTCTGGACGCAGCTGCGCGAGCGCGTGTACCTGCTGTTCTCGGCCAGCATGGTGCTGCAGCTGCTGTACGTGCTGTGCGCCTATGGCGACGCATACGCGCTGCCGGCGCTGGCCTGGCTGGGGCGTTTCGGCGTCGCCGGCATCTGGTTCGTGGCCACGTCCTCCACCATCGTCACCGTGCTGTTCCTGGCCGAGTTCGCCGACCTGCGCCCGCGCGCGCCCTGGCTCACGCGCGCGCTGCTGATCGTCGGCGCCTGGATACCGCTGGTCATGCTGGTGCTGCTGGTCTCGCCGTGGCCGGTCAGCAAGGCCTGGTTCCCGCCGCTGGGCAACGGCCTGCTGATGCTGGCCAACGTGCTGGCCGTGGTCACCCTGGCCGCGGTCTGGCTGCGCGGCGGCCGCCACGCTGGTTTCGTGCTGATCGCCTGGGTGCCGCTGGTCACCGTCTCCACCGCGCGCGCCATGCAGCTCAGCGCCGGCGTGCCGTTGGCGCCCTGGCTGGAATACGGCCTGCCGGTGATGCAGGCCTTCGCCGCGGTGGTGCTGGTGCTGGGCCTGGCCGACCGCATGCTCACCTTCCGCCGCGAGCGCGACGTCGCCCAACTGCACGCCGAACACGACGCTCTCACCGGCGTGCTCAACCGAGCCGGCATCATCACCCGCCTCAACCGCGCCGTCGCCGAAGCGCGCCGCAAGCGCCAATCGCTGGCCGTGCTGTTCCTCGACCTGGACCACTTCAAGGCCATCAACGACAGCTACGGCCATCCCGTCGGCGACGCCTGCCTGTGCGCCGTCACCGAAAGCATCCATTCCGAAACCATGCCCGCCTATCAACTGGGCCGCATCGGCGGCGAGGAATTCCTGCTGCTGCTGCCCGGCGTCAGCGACATCGTCGCGCGCGAAACCGCCGAACAGATCCGCCGCAAAGTCGAACGCCGCTGCCGCGAAGTCAAAGGCATGCCGGTCGCGCTGACCCTGAGCATCGGCGTGGTCGAATGCGGCCCCGACGACAGCGCCGCCACCCTGATCCAGCGCGCCGACGCCGCGATGTACAAAGCCAAACACGAAGGCCGCAACCGCGTGGTCATGCTCGACACCCAGTCCGTCGCCGTCTAAGCCACCAGGCTTTGGGGTAGGAGCGGCGTCAGCCGCGGCCACGCGCCCTCATCCGCATCGCAGCTCCAACCGCCCTTGTAGGCGCTGCGTAAGCTGCGACCGCGCCGCCTCGCATACATCGCAAGCCACAGACCCCTGCGCCCCTTCCGCTTTCTGTGGGAGCGGCGTAAGCCGCGATTGGCTCCAAATCGAGTAGCAAATCCACCCCCGCCCAGCCCCCAACAGCAACGGCCAATAGTCCGCCTTCCGAACCCAAGGTCGGACATCGCCAGCGCACACCACTCCCCATGCGACGAACCGGTACTCACCTGAGCCGTGCCGAACACGCGCCAACACCCGCCTTACACCCGCCCGGGTAAAGTCCCACACCACCGACAGCCGCTCCCCCGCCGAGGCAACCCATGCTCCGCATCGCCGCCCTACTGACGATCGTCGCCCTCCAGGCCGCGCCCGCCCACGCCGCATCGCCCTCGAAGTCCCCCCTGATCGGCCGCTGGTCCCTGGACGTCAGCACCCTTCCCATGCCGCCCGCGGTCCGCCCCAAGCGCGTGGACCTCGAGTTCCGCGACGCCCCCAACGGCCAATGGACCACCCGCGTCGACATCGTCGATCAGAACGACGGCAAGATGCATTCCGAATCCACCCTGTCCCTGGACGCCACCCCCGGCCGCGCCACCGGCACCTACTGGGTCGACGTGCTCGCCGCCAAGATGCCCGCGCCCGACGTGCTGGTCATGCAGTTCGTCTACGAAAAGATCCCCCGTTCGACCCGCGTCTACACCGTCAGCGCCGACCGCAAGACCCTCACCGAAACCGAAACCTACTTCACCTCCGACGGCACCCCGAAGATGCGCACCGCGCAGTTCTCGCGCGCCGCGGACGCGCCCTGACACGCGGCCGCTCAGTCGGGCCTGCTCGCACCATCAGCCCCCGAACGCCCTAAAGTCGGTCAAAATGCCGATGGCACGGAGGCGGCATTGCGACAATGCGACAGGTCGGACGCATCTCGGACTGGAACGAAGACAAGGGCTACGGCTTCGTCGTGCCGCACGACGGCGGCAGCCGCGCCTTCGTCCACGCCAAGGCCTTCCAGTTCGGCTCGCGCCGACCGGTCGACGGCGACCTGATCTCGTACGCCACCGTCAAGGACGGACGCGGCCGTACGAATGCGGTGGATGTGCGCTTCGCCGGCCAGAAGATCGAAGCGCGCAAACCGTCCAGGCCCCCCAAGCCGCTGCCGATACCCCGGCTGGCCATCGGCTTGCTGTTCTTGCTGGCAACGGTGGCCTGCGCATTTCTCGGCCTGCTTCCCATCGTCGTCATGGCCGGCTACCTGTTGATGAGCAGCGTGTCGTTCCTGATGTACACCCTCGACAAAGCCGCGGCCGGTAAGGACGCACGGCGCACGCCCGAAAACACCTTGCACGTCGTCGACCTGCTGGGCGGCTGGCCGGGCGCCCTCATCGCCCAACAACTGTCGCGCCACAAGACGATAAAAGCCTCGTTCCAGTTCGCCTTCTGGATTACCGTGTTCGCCAACCTGACGGTGGTGGCATGGCTGGTGTACAGCGGCGTCGTCTAAGACAGGTTGGGCGGATAGGCGCATCAGCCTTGCCTTCGAGCCGCAGCCGCAAACCGATGTGTAGATCGACGCCTTCCGGACGCCCGTTGCGATGAATACCCCTACCGACATCGAAGGCAGAGAGTTCGATTGGTTTTCGATCGATCAGGACGGCCGCTACGCCCTCTTCGCCACCGCCGGCTATGGCATCGCTCCCGAAAGGGTGCGCGCCAACGCATCGGCCTACGATGCGATCGGGGAGTTCATCCCCATTACGGGCTGGGGCAGCGCCGCGGTCTGGCAGAGCTATGCGCGTGTCGGCCTGTACGCCTACGACTGGTCGGATATGCAGGGTGCTTACGTTCGAGTGGCCCTGCCGGAGGTTGCACTGCCCCCGCAGTTGGCTGCGGAGCTGGCGGCCTGTAAGGAAATACACGTCTTCGACGGATCATTCTCAAACACCGGGATGATCTGGCCGGAGTGGCGCAACGACGATTCTTGAGCGAAAGCGGCCATCGCAAAGGACTGGAAGATGCAGACATACGCGCTAGCGGCCGCCGTGCTCGCGATCCTCATCGCCGCGGTGCATTCCGTGCTCGGCGAGATACTGATATTCCGCCGCTTGCGTGACGGCGGCATCGTTCCAGCCCTGAGCGCTCCGCCGCTCAAAGAACGCCACGTCAGGATCCTGTGGGCGTCGTGGCACCTGGTCAGCGTGTGCGCGGCGGGTTTCAGTGCGGTGCTCGTCTATCTGGCCTCTCCGGGCGGCCGCTACTCGCTTGCCGAGGTCGTGCTGGCGGCGGTCATGTTCACGTTCCTGGGAGGCGCCTTGCTGGTACTGGTGGGCACCAGGGGGCGCCATCCGGGCTGGATAGGGTTGCTGGGGGTAACGGCCTTGGTTTGGGCGGCGGCGACCTCGGCCCAGTAACCAGTAGGATGCGGTGCTCGATTCGATTGTGCCGCGCCGCAGACGGCGTAAAGAGGGGATAGGTGAAACGATACTGGCCGACCACGGCCCTGCTGTGCGCGCTGCTCTCGGCCGGTTGTTCGTCGGCGCAAGACGGCTTTGTGCCCCGGGCGCCTTTGCGCCACATCGCGCTGACGTTCGACCAGGCCCAATGGGAAACGGTCATCGAAGGCCGCGAAGGCGATGCCACCCGGCTGTTGATCATGGGACCGGAGCGTGCCGTGGCCATCGGCTTCAGCGAGTTCGAAAGCGTAAAGCCCACCCGAATGCAGGCGATGGTGGCCCAGCAACTGCTCGACGGATTGCACACCGAGTTCGGCAGCATCGAGCCCGCCGGCCCCAAGCTGCCGGCGCGTGGCCTGGCGCTGCCCGATGGCTGGACCTGCGACCATCGCGTCGTCGCCAAACAGCCGGGCTCCGACCAGCGCGCCTATACCAGCTGCGTCCATTCCACCATGACCTGGTTCGCCAACATGGTGGTCATCACCCCCTTGGATGCGGGCGAAGCCGAGATCGAGGCGGCCAATGCGGTGCTGTCGACCCTTCGGACGGACTAAGTCGTGTCGACGACAGGGCCAGACCTCATGCGTATCGACCCTCTAAGGCCTCGGATCGCGGCCCTCCCTACATTGGCCCGTGTCACCACCTCACTCCACGAGCTACCGGCATGAACACCGACCCCCCGTTCTGCGCCCTCTACCGTTGGCGTCTGCATCCCGGCACCGAACCCACCTTCGTCGAGGCCTGGTCTCGCGTCACCCAGTTGCTACGCGCCGAGCGCGGCTCGCTCGGCTCGCGCCTGCACCGCGGGCCGGACGCGATTTGGTACAGCTACACCCAATGGCCGTCGGCGGCAGCGAAAGCCGAAGGACTCGCGCGCCCGTCCGTGGACCCCGAAGCCTGGCAGCGGATGCGCTCGTGCATCGCCGAGAGCCTGCCCGAGGTGATCCTGGAGCCGGTGGCGGACTTTCTCGCGCCGCTCAGTCACGACCCGAGTCAAAGCCAGAATGTCTGATTTCACCTGTTTGGAGTGCGAAGCGCCCATGCACCTTACAAACTGGGACTTGGCCCCATCGAGGTCGCCAGAGACATTTCTTTGCAGTCAGTGCAAGTCAGAACACATGCTGAGCCGCCCGACTATGCTCCTGGCGCTGATGCCCATTCTCGTGTTGTCGATACTCGTCGTTTTAGCCGCGCGCCGACTGTCGGGCCGCCTGTGGCTGGTGCCGGCGCTAATAGCGGCCTATGTACTCGGATTGCCGATGGGGGCTCGGCTAGCGCGCCGGTACGGCGGGCTGGTCAGACCGTACAAGCCTTGGTTTTAGTGCGACCAGGCAATTCGCGCTTGGCGGCCCACACCGCAGCAGGTGGGCCTGGCTCTACGGCGTTTTATCCGCTTTAGCCCGTTCCGCAAGCCGATGCGCCTTGTCGTACAACACCTTCGCCCGCTTCGCATCGCCCTTGGCCGCGTATGCCTCGGCCAGGCTGTCCCAAGTGTTGGGCGAGTCCGGAAACAACGTCGTGTTGAGCTCGAAGACGTACAACGCGGGATCGATGCCAAGATTCTCGCGAATGGAATAACCCGCCGTGTTGACCGCGCGTTCCAACTCCGCATCGTCGAGCGCGCGCTGGGCGCGTAGCGATCGGGCTTGCGCTCGCGCGTCTCCCGGCGCCGGCGCCTTCAACGCGTAGCCCACCAGCGTTTCGGATAGCGCCTCCGCCGGGAACCGATCCGGCGCCACCACCGCCATCGCGCTGCCCACCAGCACGCGCGACCAGACGTTGCGCACGCTGCCGTTGGTCAGGTACGCGAACACGTAGACGTCCTCGTCCAGCGAATCCCGAAACAGCACGCGCACCCGCACGCGCGTGCCGCCGTCATGGCCGACTTGCCGATACTCGCCGCTCTCGCCGTACTCCCAACCGGCGGCGAACCCGCCGCGCCGTCCGTTGCTCAGCGTGCGGGGCTGCCAGAGCCGGCGCAGCGTGGCCTTAGTCACCAGTTCGCCCGAGGTCACCGCCTGCAGGAACCGGGCGAGGTCGTCCAGCGTGAGATACAGCGCGGCATGGCC includes:
- a CDS encoding LuxR family transcriptional regulator; this translates as MTIVALQAAPAHAASPSKSPLIGRWSLDVSTLPMPPAVRPKRVDLEFRDAPNGQWTTRVDIVDQNDGKMHSESTLSLDATPGRATGTYWVDVLAAKMPAPDVLVMQFVYEKIPRSTRVYTVSADRKTLTETETYFTSDGTPKMRTAQFSRAADAP
- a CDS encoding DUF1294 domain-containing protein codes for the protein MRQVGRISDWNEDKGYGFVVPHDGGSRAFVHAKAFQFGSRRPVDGDLISYATVKDGRGRTNAVDVRFAGQKIEARKPSRPPKPLPIPRLAIGLLFLLATVACAFLGLLPIVVMAGYLLMSSVSFLMYTLDKAAAGKDARRTPENTLHVVDLLGGWPGALIAQQLSRHKTIKASFQFAFWITVFANLTVVAWLVYSGVV
- a CDS encoding antibiotic biosynthesis monooxygenase — encoded protein: MNTDPPFCALYRWRLHPGTEPTFVEAWSRVTQLLRAERGSLGSRLHRGPDAIWYSYTQWPSAAAKAEGLARPSVDPEAWQRMRSCIAESLPEVILEPVADFLAPLSHDPSQSQNV
- a CDS encoding diguanylate cyclase, whose product is MKRVWIAAWLVLCSVCAPAWAAGLVRVERLDRPAPATFEALRALPDAAYVAQPGAAQLSGAQNGRGWWRLRPESSEEPRVLLVYHPFSARITVMAPPDYRPQSATIFDPGPQASHSRRSLAFPLSAAGPVYVGVEGARYPLQIAVRTSAEYAVEDHRHVRVLWLSMGILVGVSLVVLLFWTQLRERVYLLFSASMVLQLLYVLCAYGDAYALPALAWLGRFGVAGIWFVATSSTIVTVLFLAEFADLRPRAPWLTRALLIVGAWIPLVMLVLLVSPWPVSKAWFPPLGNGLLMLANVLAVVTLAAVWLRGGRHAGFVLIAWVPLVTVSTARAMQLSAGVPLAPWLEYGLPVMQAFAAVVLVLGLADRMLTFRRERDVAQLHAEHDALTGVLNRAGIITRLNRAVAEARRKRQSLAVLFLDLDHFKAINDSYGHPVGDACLCAVTESIHSETMPAYQLGRIGGEEFLLLLPGVSDIVARETAEQIRRKVERRCREVKGMPVALTLSIGVVECGPDDSAATLIQRADAAMYKAKHEGRNRVVMLDTQSVAV